In Pajaroellobacter abortibovis, the following are encoded in one genomic region:
- a CDS encoding NAD-dependent malic enzyme, protein MQPLTPFIFLKNDEPTPSLATTLEGHSILLNPLLNKGTAFTLEERADLKLVGFLPPTPMTLEQQIEISYGEFQRCSSPIHQYMFLRALQERNEVLYFSLLERHLEEMLPIIYTPTIGDVIQRFSSLCIHSRGLSLSPHNIQEVEALIQNYPLQDIRMVVVTDSSAILGIGDQGYGGINITIGKLALYTVAGGMNPFHTLPVGLDVGTNRADLLNNSLYIGTRTKRLTGSSYSDFLDRFVEAIHKQHPQAVIQWEDFAKEVAFSVLERYRKTLPSFNDDIQGTGAVALAGVLSACRIRGEKLQDQWIVIHGAGAGGIGVAWAFKEGMKKEGLTEEKARARIFVTDSQGLLTTDRKMEAYKIPYAQDPAILKGWRFQNQIPNLIETLGNSQATILIGLSGQGGAFSERVVQTMLAHTKQPIIFPLSNPTSASEAAPDSLLKWTQGNALIATGSPFPPVSLNGISKKIGQGNNAFIFPGLGLGTSLSKAAEVTDSMVLAAAYALHEYTQSSYTLRLYPSISELQQVSMHVTVRVIEQAIRDGVSLLDAAACNNLPEYVRSHFWRAGYLPIKSIKHSP, encoded by the coding sequence ATGCAACCACTAACTCCATTCATTTTTTTAAAAAACGATGAGCCAACCCCTTCCCTTGCCACCACCCTTGAAGGGCATTCGATCCTACTGAATCCACTCCTCAACAAAGGAACAGCCTTCACTCTGGAAGAACGCGCTGACTTGAAGCTGGTAGGGTTTCTCCCCCCCACCCCGATGACATTGGAGCAACAGATCGAGATCTCTTATGGTGAATTTCAGAGATGCTCATCCCCTATCCATCAGTACATGTTTCTTAGGGCTTTACAGGAGAGAAATGAAGTCCTTTACTTCAGCCTTCTTGAGCGCCATCTGGAAGAGATGCTCCCCATCATCTACACTCCAACCATAGGAGATGTCATTCAACGGTTCAGTTCTCTTTGCATTCATTCCCGAGGGCTTTCGTTATCACCCCACAACATCCAAGAGGTAGAAGCACTGATTCAAAATTATCCCCTTCAGGATATTCGAATGGTTGTAGTGACGGATTCCTCAGCGATCCTAGGAATTGGAGATCAGGGGTACGGAGGCATTAATATCACAATTGGAAAACTGGCACTTTACACAGTCGCAGGGGGGATGAATCCTTTCCACACATTGCCTGTTGGACTGGATGTCGGGACCAATAGAGCTGACTTATTAAATAATTCTTTGTACATCGGCACGCGCACTAAACGACTTACAGGTTCTTCCTACTCCGACTTCCTTGATCGGTTCGTAGAGGCGATTCATAAGCAACACCCCCAAGCTGTGATTCAATGGGAAGACTTCGCCAAAGAGGTCGCTTTTTCTGTTCTGGAGCGATATCGCAAGACACTCCCCTCTTTTAACGATGACATCCAGGGGACAGGAGCTGTGGCGCTGGCAGGAGTATTAAGTGCCTGCAGGATCCGAGGAGAAAAGCTTCAAGACCAGTGGATTGTCATTCACGGAGCAGGAGCTGGTGGGATCGGAGTGGCCTGGGCTTTCAAGGAAGGGATGAAGAAAGAGGGATTGACTGAAGAGAAAGCCAGAGCACGTATTTTTGTAACGGATTCCCAAGGTCTACTGACGACTGACCGGAAAATGGAGGCTTACAAGATCCCTTATGCTCAAGACCCAGCTATCCTCAAGGGATGGCGTTTTCAAAACCAAATTCCCAATTTGATCGAAACGCTTGGAAACAGCCAAGCCACAATTTTGATCGGCCTTTCAGGACAGGGAGGCGCCTTCTCTGAGCGAGTGGTACAGACCATGCTTGCGCACACCAAACAGCCAATTATCTTCCCTCTATCCAATCCAACAAGCGCATCCGAAGCAGCGCCTGATTCTCTTCTCAAGTGGACCCAAGGGAATGCCCTGATAGCCACAGGAAGCCCCTTCCCTCCTGTCTCTCTAAATGGAATTTCTAAGAAAATAGGACAAGGAAATAATGCATTCATCTTTCCAGGGCTCGGCCTGGGAACTTCCCTGTCGAAAGCAGCCGAAGTGACTGACTCCATGGTACTTGCCGCTGCATATGCCTTACATGAATATACGCAGTCCTCCTACACTCTCCGTCTCTATCCCTCCATTTCAGAACTACAGCAAGTTTCAATGCATGTAACCGTTAGGGTCATCGAGCAGGCCATACGGGACGGCGTCAGTCTACTAGACGCTGCGGCCTGTAATAATTTACCGGAATACGTCCGTTCTCATTTCTGGAGAGCGGGGTATCTTCCGATTAAGAGCATTAAGCATTCGCCTTAG
- a CDS encoding YdcF family protein, giving the protein MFFFLSKIFDLFLSPLTWSIGLCLFSFLFFAKRKIKTAQLACLLAFLILYGFSIYPVANFLAKGLEEPNLTTFNPTIPYDVAIVLVGMVEEDVTLQFAQIAFNDGVERFLTAYNLLRSGQTKLVLFSGTSARHYPWESESRLLGHQLEQWGIPGNRILVEEKSRNTLESAQFLKSIVQERGWKKCLLITSSYHMQRALNCFQKVGIEVDTLSVDFRSSNQPISFKHWLPRTKWLLMSTESLHEYGGRYVYRFLSFSS; this is encoded by the coding sequence ATGTTCTTCTTTTTATCCAAGATATTTGATCTTTTTCTATCCCCCTTAACTTGGAGTATAGGGCTCTGCCTCTTCAGCTTTCTTTTTTTTGCAAAAAGGAAAATAAAAACTGCTCAATTAGCATGTCTATTGGCTTTTTTGATATTATATGGCTTTTCCATTTATCCGGTAGCTAATTTTCTTGCTAAAGGTCTGGAAGAGCCTAACCTTACTACTTTTAATCCTACTATTCCATACGATGTTGCGATCGTTCTTGTGGGGATGGTTGAAGAGGATGTGACACTCCAATTTGCGCAGATCGCCTTTAATGATGGAGTGGAAAGATTTTTGACCGCGTATAATCTGCTCCGTTCTGGCCAGACTAAGTTGGTTCTTTTCTCAGGGACTAGCGCAAGGCACTATCCTTGGGAGTCTGAGTCGCGTCTACTCGGTCATCAGCTTGAGCAGTGGGGGATCCCAGGAAATAGAATTCTGGTTGAAGAAAAAAGTAGAAATACATTGGAAAGTGCTCAATTCCTCAAATCAATCGTACAAGAGCGGGGCTGGAAAAAATGCTTGCTTATTACAAGCAGTTATCATATGCAGCGGGCGCTTAACTGTTTTCAGAAGGTAGGGATTGAAGTCGATACGCTTTCGGTCGACTTTCGCTCTTCGAACCAACCTATCTCGTTTAAGCATTGGTTGCCTCGAACGAAATGGCTTTTGATGAGCACAGAAAGCCTACACGAGTATGGCGGAAGGTATGTTTATCGCTTTTTGTCTTTTTCTTCTTAA
- a CDS encoding thiamine phosphate synthase yields the protein MSTYSDEEIEKGLALKPSYLVLGPLFPTFSKKANAAPRRVSKPA from the coding sequence GTGAGTACCTATTCGGATGAGGAGATCGAAAAGGGGCTTGCTCTTAAGCCTTCTTATCTCGTTTTGGGACCGCTCTTTCCAACCTTCAGCAAAAAAGCCAACGCAGCACCTCGAAGGGTTTCTAAACCAGCTTAA
- a CDS encoding thiamine phosphate synthase, with protein sequence MGTKPLGLYPTVDSLEWIQRLAPTGIQTIQLRIKGYLAYALTTIIREATQITRSCNIRLFINDEWELAIRLGAYGIHLGQENLHTADLLPPSSLQSAKQGCD encoded by the coding sequence ATCGGAACGAAACCCCTAGGTCTCTACCCTACTGTAGACAGTCTAGAATGGATACAACGATTGGCTCCAACAGGGATTCAAACAATTCAACTACGCATAAAAGGATACCTTGCTTACGCGCTAACAACCATCATTCGAGAAGCGACGCAAATCACCCGTTCTTGTAACATACGGCTATTCATCAATGATGAATGGGAACTCGCAATTCGTTTAGGAGCTTATGGCATTCATCTAGGCCAAGAGAATCTTCACACCGCTGACCTCCTTCCTCCCTCCTCCCTGCAATCCGCAAAGCAGGGCTGCGATTAG
- a CDS encoding EVE domain-containing protein, with the protein MTEKQQVRYWSLKSEPSSYSFSQLIAEKKTTWEGVRNPEARYYLGQMQLGDLAFFYHSNQGKEIVGIARICRTAHADPTSPEKWIAVEVEPVMPLNQPVSLTLLKATPALDKMVLVRRSRLSVAPVTEEEFKIVLHLGNTQLIL; encoded by the coding sequence ATGACAGAGAAACAGCAGGTTCGTTATTGGTCTCTCAAAAGCGAGCCGTCAAGTTACTCCTTTTCCCAATTGATCGCCGAGAAGAAAACTACGTGGGAGGGAGTCAGAAATCCTGAAGCTCGCTACTATTTAGGTCAGATGCAGCTGGGCGATCTCGCTTTTTTTTATCATTCGAATCAAGGGAAAGAAATTGTCGGCATTGCGCGGATATGCAGAACAGCCCATGCTGATCCCACTTCTCCTGAGAAATGGATAGCCGTAGAGGTAGAACCTGTCATGCCTTTGAATCAACCTGTATCTCTCACACTCCTCAAAGCCACCCCAGCTCTTGACAAGATGGTTTTGGTGCGACGCTCCCGTCTCTCTGTGGCTCCTGTCACAGAAGAAGAATTTAAAATTGTTCTTCATTTGGGAAACACACAACTAATCCTCTGA
- a CDS encoding DUF6909 family protein, with protein sequence MEYRSPAAASHEVDLYVRTYNSLLRSSGEVRVRAFEETHAFCRSVLHTGALSLIPDVSAFAYAAARLPEEMPQVKLVILGQSHELFEAEGYQVQSWHSVRTRGRRRPLAYDGQSILVVFIASASDIDDFVPIITAYQIEWNKMHGRLQGATQLLDEESSHSPSLLNMLSQRLGIDISEVERLIEAFQPSVFLKQMRNLIKSPLDIRLRMLAASYSQYQRAAQRWWSGVEPSFLQKASSRRAPVYFVSSNTHGTANLVGGYARAHKQELLQFAKERDPEGLGVSVNAASQKGDETELAPFLYYLLRHYLAAHREENLVQEIRAFEKEGGLIHLAEPGHIEIDAQLINLSAVVPSRLDHRLLIPNIELLSQSDAVVVNIDYPLGMAAYHLLSRLGQGVGELRGVYIMGKAATLNGRVGDVSLSDSVYDEHSHNTFFFKNALTTKEISPYLRYGSVFDNQAALTVRSAFLQNQEYTNHFYRQGYTVLEMEAGPFLSAIYELIHPTRVPGNKIIHLSSQTPFDIGIVHYASDTPYSRRQSLLSKSLSFFGVDATYACSIAIIKRIFQKEVERLSSKDKL encoded by the coding sequence ATGGAATATCGTTCCCCTGCTGCAGCCTCTCACGAAGTTGATCTGTATGTGCGTACTTATAATTCCCTCTTGCGTTCTTCGGGAGAGGTTCGCGTGCGCGCTTTTGAAGAGACACACGCGTTTTGTCGCTCCGTCCTTCACACAGGAGCTCTTTCTTTAATTCCTGATGTATCCGCTTTCGCCTACGCAGCGGCTCGGTTACCTGAAGAGATGCCTCAGGTCAAATTGGTGATCTTAGGACAATCACACGAGCTATTCGAAGCAGAAGGATATCAGGTGCAAAGCTGGCACAGTGTGCGCACACGAGGTCGCCGGCGACCGCTTGCTTACGATGGGCAGAGCATCCTTGTTGTCTTCATCGCCAGCGCTAGCGATATCGATGATTTTGTACCGATCATCACCGCTTATCAGATTGAATGGAACAAAATGCATGGGCGACTTCAAGGAGCAACCCAACTTCTTGATGAAGAGTCTTCTCACTCTCCATCGCTACTCAACATGCTCTCTCAACGCTTAGGGATTGATATTTCAGAAGTTGAAAGGCTGATCGAGGCTTTCCAACCTTCGGTTTTTCTCAAGCAGATGCGCAATTTGATTAAGTCCCCTTTGGATATACGTTTAAGAATGTTAGCCGCTTCCTACTCTCAATACCAACGTGCAGCACAGCGCTGGTGGAGTGGAGTCGAGCCCTCCTTTCTTCAAAAAGCTTCCTCTCGACGAGCACCCGTCTACTTTGTCTCATCCAACACCCACGGAACTGCCAATCTCGTAGGAGGGTATGCAAGAGCTCATAAACAAGAATTGCTTCAATTTGCAAAAGAGCGTGATCCAGAAGGGCTTGGAGTAAGTGTAAACGCCGCATCCCAAAAGGGGGACGAAACAGAGCTAGCCCCTTTCCTCTATTACCTCTTGAGGCATTACCTCGCTGCCCATCGTGAAGAGAATCTCGTTCAAGAGATCCGTGCATTCGAAAAAGAAGGGGGGCTTATTCACTTGGCTGAACCCGGTCATATTGAAATCGATGCACAGCTAATCAACCTCTCAGCAGTCGTTCCATCCCGTCTCGATCACCGCCTCTTGATCCCCAATATTGAACTATTGAGCCAAAGCGATGCGGTTGTGGTCAACATTGACTATCCTTTAGGAATGGCTGCTTATCACCTTCTCTCTCGACTGGGACAAGGAGTTGGAGAGTTGAGAGGGGTTTATATTATGGGGAAAGCCGCCACCCTTAATGGAAGGGTGGGAGATGTATCTCTGAGTGATTCCGTCTACGATGAGCATTCGCACAACACCTTTTTCTTTAAGAATGCGCTCACCACCAAAGAGATCAGCCCATATTTACGCTATGGCAGCGTATTCGATAATCAAGCAGCGCTTACTGTCAGAAGTGCTTTCCTTCAGAATCAGGAATACACGAACCATTTTTACCGCCAAGGGTACACCGTACTTGAGATGGAAGCCGGCCCTTTCTTAAGTGCGATTTATGAATTAATCCACCCTACGCGCGTTCCAGGCAACAAGATCATCCATCTCTCTTCTCAAACCCCCTTTGATATAGGAATCGTTCATTACGCATCGGATACCCCCTACTCACGCAGGCAATCTCTCTTATCCAAAAGCCTCAGCTTTTTTGGTGTAGATGCTACCTATGCCTGCAGCATCGCAATTATAAAAAGAATCTTTCAAAAAGAAGTCGAACGATTGTCTTCTAAGGATAAGCTCTAA
- a CDS encoding acyl-CoA dehydrogenase family protein: MNFDLTPDQESARQRAYIFAQHHLVPQIDVLEREKGWFRHLLPEISSGGWMGINVPKEYGGGGEDSVACALILEEMSAAWAPCGMVMGVHLALFCDPLSWWGTSRQKELILRPAAKGEKIGCCGSFRGESVHCLQASPENDGERWLLNGVYHYVINGPYADYMLVLAEEVSSSRAIAFVVPMDRSGITRGETELSVGTQAEYFCSVSFKDCIVSADDQICAIGNGEEVARAIRDRDAIRIACQAIGIARTAMEHVISHTNKCPREIGGASSEYQTVQFMIANIAVGLDVARLLVWKAALKKDQGSLFAEESVVAKIYATDMVTRVVQQALQVCGYFHSEEASAVRRCERDATITALQAGPVHIERLCLGRSPSLNKKTTASVS; encoded by the coding sequence ATGAATTTTGATTTGACCCCCGATCAGGAAAGCGCTCGTCAGAGAGCTTATATATTTGCTCAACACCATCTTGTTCCTCAAATTGATGTGTTAGAGAGGGAAAAGGGATGGTTTCGTCATCTTCTTCCTGAGATCAGCAGCGGGGGGTGGATGGGGATAAATGTCCCGAAGGAATACGGTGGGGGAGGGGAGGACAGCGTGGCTTGTGCTCTCATCCTGGAGGAAATGAGTGCTGCGTGGGCTCCGTGTGGGATGGTGATGGGTGTACATCTCGCTCTGTTTTGTGATCCTCTTAGTTGGTGGGGTACTTCAAGACAGAAAGAGTTAATTCTAAGGCCTGCAGCAAAGGGTGAAAAAATAGGGTGTTGTGGTTCTTTTAGGGGGGAGAGCGTTCATTGTTTGCAAGCTTCTCCCGAAAATGATGGAGAACGGTGGCTTCTCAATGGGGTTTATCATTACGTGATCAATGGGCCTTATGCTGATTATATGCTTGTGCTCGCAGAGGAAGTATCGAGCTCGAGAGCAATCGCTTTTGTGGTCCCGATGGATCGTTCTGGTATCACTCGGGGAGAGACAGAGTTGTCTGTTGGAACTCAAGCTGAGTACTTTTGTTCAGTCTCTTTTAAAGATTGTATTGTATCTGCTGATGATCAAATCTGTGCAATCGGCAATGGAGAAGAGGTTGCGAGAGCAATTCGGGATAGAGATGCAATTCGAATTGCTTGTCAGGCAATAGGAATCGCGAGGACAGCGATGGAGCATGTCATTTCTCATACAAATAAGTGTCCGAGAGAAATAGGGGGTGCTTCTTCAGAATATCAGACGGTTCAGTTTATGATCGCCAATATAGCGGTTGGGTTGGATGTTGCTCGCCTCCTTGTGTGGAAGGCCGCCCTCAAGAAAGATCAGGGTTCTCTTTTTGCGGAAGAAAGTGTAGTAGCGAAAATATATGCTACGGATATGGTTACACGTGTGGTCCAACAAGCTCTTCAGGTCTGTGGATATTTCCATTCGGAAGAAGCATCAGCTGTCAGGCGTTGTGAGCGCGATGCCACAATCACTGCGCTGCAAGCAGGGCCTGTTCACATCGAACGATTATGCCTTGGACGTTCACCTTCCCTCAATAAGAAAACGACGGCATCGGTCAGTTGA
- the apaG gene encoding Co2+/Mg2+ efflux protein ApaG translates to MNDTIIRRNAFGTSTAITRGIWVSVKAVYVPDQSIPCMQQYVFAYTIRIVNKGTESAHLHSRHWIVSDSNGRMEKVQGAGVVGQQPYLQPGDSFEYTSGCVLQSPRGWMEGSYQMHRPDGSSFEAAIARFELALPPNLN, encoded by the coding sequence ATGAATGACACGATTATAAGGAGAAATGCATTTGGGACTTCTACTGCAATTACGCGAGGAATCTGGGTATCGGTGAAGGCTGTATATGTTCCTGATCAATCGATTCCCTGCATGCAGCAATATGTTTTTGCGTATACGATCCGGATTGTGAACAAAGGGACAGAAAGTGCTCACTTGCACAGCCGTCATTGGATTGTCAGTGATAGCAATGGGCGGATGGAAAAGGTGCAAGGGGCTGGTGTCGTAGGGCAACAACCCTATTTACAACCAGGCGATAGTTTTGAATATACAAGTGGTTGCGTTCTTCAATCCCCTCGCGGTTGGATGGAAGGGAGCTATCAAATGCATCGGCCAGATGGTAGTTCCTTTGAAGCTGCCATTGCACGGTTTGAGCTTGCGCTTC